The following are encoded together in the Glycine soja cultivar W05 chromosome 5, ASM419377v2, whole genome shotgun sequence genome:
- the LOC114411136 gene encoding uncharacterized protein LOC114411136: MPNCTLTGDSLVEAVDYTIKTREQITKLFHHNFLCAQERMKHYAGLKRVDKEFKCGDLVYLKIKSYKQLTLANHAFHKLAAKYYGSFKVLERIGKVAYKLELPTGTKIHDVFHNEEGEVQLQPLVVLDRRIKKKGNRAITEVLIQWRHTNPKDAVWKELYAVQQQFPNFDWNSNRP, encoded by the coding sequence ATGCCAAATTGTACTCTAACAGGAGATTCTTTGGTGGAAGCAGTGGATTATACCATCAAGACAAGAGAGCAGATAACAAAGTTATTTCACCACAACTTCCTTTGCGCCCAGGAAAGAATGAAACATTATGCTGGCCTCAAACGAGTGGACAAGGAGTTCAAATGTGGAGACCTAgtctatttaaaaattaagtcgTACAAGCAGCTTACTTTGGCAAACCATGCTTTCCACAAATTGGCAGCTAAGTACTATGGGTCTTTCAAGGTGTTGGAGCGAATAGGGAAGGTTGCTTACAAACTTGAGTTACCCACTGGaacaaaaatacatgatgtgTTTCATAATGAGGAAGGGGAAGTTCAATTGCAGCCACTAGTGGTCTTGGATAggagaataaagaagaagggaAACCGAGCTATCACGGAAGTACTCATCCAATGGCGACATACCAATCCCAAAGATGCTGTTTGGAAGGAACTTTATGCAGTACAACAACAATTTCCAAATTTTGATTGGAATTCTAATAGGCCTTGA